One part of the Actinomyces howellii genome encodes these proteins:
- the dtd gene encoding D-aminoacyl-tRNA deacylase produces MRAVLQRVRRAAVRVEGADGPVVVGEITRPGLLALVGATHDDGPAEVATITRKIAELRLFEPGEDAEAGGSGRGSERSVTDLGAPVLVVSQFTLYADVRKGRRPSWNAAAPGPVAEPLVEAVAAGLRERGLEVATGSFGAHMMIDMEADGPVTILLEA; encoded by the coding sequence ATGCGCGCCGTCCTGCAACGGGTGCGCCGCGCCGCGGTCCGTGTCGAGGGGGCCGACGGGCCCGTCGTCGTCGGCGAGATCACCCGGCCCGGCCTGCTCGCCCTCGTCGGCGCCACGCACGACGACGGTCCGGCCGAGGTCGCCACGATCACCCGCAAGATCGCCGAGCTGAGGCTCTTCGAGCCCGGGGAGGACGCCGAGGCCGGCGGGTCGGGGCGTGGGTCCGAGCGCTCGGTGACTGACCTGGGCGCCCCCGTTCTCGTCGTCTCCCAGTTCACCCTCTACGCCGACGTGCGCAAGGGCAGGCGCCCCTCGTGGAACGCGGCGGCGCCCGGCCCGGTGGCCGAGCCCCTGGTCGAGGCGGTCGCCGCCGGGCTGCGCGAGCGCGGCCTGGAGGTAGCCACGGGCAGCTTCGGCGCCCACATGATGATCGACATGGAGGCCGACGGTCCGGTCACGATCCTGTTGGAGGCCTGA
- a CDS encoding tellurium resistance protein TerC, translating to MCTPRSLLPHWAGLRVTVNHIVSLQVWDDAPVSTQDTTSSTPADPRSGAAPRPGSHGTRLGGNEPTEMGLVDPAWTRLAVAGVVPLLLAVSAALPSWTRLLVVVLLIPLVAQGWPALVRSQHDQGSTAVVALTGLISAVAVSLREDFGSAGVVMAFSVLAAFVAQMLRRDGREGLVEDLSATVTGCLIVVSGAGWCALERGLADPAVAVPCALALFTGALLTVLEVRATVLEALTMTVPALVAGVAGGALAAVGFFGPSHVGPVASLQSAAACLVVGFVAGVLMAAANRVLWTHRWVPGGRAAVASAIVPILALGAPVYAIARLMGAFVAG from the coding sequence ATGTGCACGCCTCGTTCTCTCCTTCCGCACTGGGCGGGGCTCCGGGTGACAGTGAACCACATCGTGTCGTTACAGGTATGGGACGATGCCCCTGTGAGCACCCAGGACACCACCTCCTCGACGCCCGCCGATCCTCGGTCAGGCGCCGCTCCCCGTCCAGGCAGCCACGGGACCCGCCTGGGAGGCAATGAGCCCACGGAGATGGGGCTGGTCGACCCGGCGTGGACGCGCCTGGCCGTGGCGGGCGTCGTCCCCCTACTCCTGGCGGTGTCGGCCGCGCTGCCCTCGTGGACTCGGCTGCTCGTCGTCGTCCTGCTCATCCCGCTGGTCGCCCAGGGCTGGCCGGCCCTCGTGCGCTCCCAGCACGACCAGGGCTCGACGGCCGTCGTCGCCCTGACCGGTCTGATCTCCGCGGTGGCGGTCTCCCTGCGAGAGGACTTCGGCAGCGCGGGGGTGGTCATGGCCTTCAGCGTCCTGGCGGCCTTCGTCGCTCAGATGCTGCGCCGCGACGGACGGGAGGGGCTCGTCGAGGACCTGTCGGCCACCGTGACCGGCTGCCTCATCGTGGTCTCGGGCGCCGGCTGGTGCGCCCTGGAGCGGGGGCTGGCCGACCCCGCCGTGGCCGTGCCCTGCGCGCTGGCGCTGTTCACCGGGGCTCTGCTCACGGTCCTCGAGGTGCGCGCCACGGTCCTGGAGGCCCTGACCATGACGGTACCGGCCCTCGTGGCGGGCGTCGCCGGCGGTGCCCTGGCCGCCGTCGGGTTCTTCGGGCCTAGCCACGTCGGACCGGTGGCCTCCCTGCAGTCGGCCGCGGCGTGCCTCGTCGTCGGATTCGTGGCCGGCGTGCTCATGGCGGCCGCGAACCGCGTGCTGTGGACGCACCGCTGGGTTCCCGGTGGGCGCGCGGCGGTCGCCAGCGCGATCGTCCCGATCCTGGCGCTGGGCGCTCCGGTCTACGCCATCGCCCGGCTCATGGGCGCCTTCGTCGCCGGCTGA
- a CDS encoding 4'-phosphopantetheinyl transferase family protein: MGADTTPRLLSAIVLEPVVVVETRTELSVCLHPEERDYIARAVDKRRAEFTTVRGCASWALRALGHERPVQVPGRHGEPVWPRGVVGSMTHCAGYRAAAVAPAEALDAIGIDAEPNAPLPDGVERQVASPEESRRCARLFAQHPQVCFDRLLFSIKESVYKAWFPLEGVWLGFEEAEVVIDPDGTFVVSLEAGGAGGSRYGGVWACSGETLVSALAVPRGRWRDPQNPDERR; this comes from the coding sequence ATGGGCGCAGATACGACGCCGCGGCTGCTGAGTGCGATCGTGCTGGAACCGGTGGTCGTGGTCGAGACCCGCACCGAGCTGAGCGTCTGCCTGCACCCGGAGGAGCGCGACTACATCGCCCGGGCCGTGGACAAGCGGCGTGCCGAGTTCACGACGGTGCGCGGCTGCGCGAGCTGGGCGCTGCGCGCCCTGGGACATGAGCGCCCGGTCCAGGTGCCGGGCCGGCACGGCGAGCCCGTCTGGCCCCGTGGCGTGGTCGGCTCGATGACCCACTGCGCCGGCTACCGGGCCGCGGCGGTGGCCCCGGCGGAGGCTCTCGACGCGATCGGCATCGACGCCGAGCCCAACGCCCCGCTGCCCGACGGCGTCGAGAGGCAGGTGGCCTCGCCCGAGGAGTCCCGCCGGTGCGCCCGGCTCTTCGCGCAGCATCCGCAGGTGTGCTTCGACCGTCTCCTGTTCTCCATCAAGGAGAGCGTGTACAAGGCGTGGTTCCCACTGGAGGGCGTGTGGCTCGGCTTCGAGGAGGCCGAGGTCGTGATCGACCCGGACGGGACCTTCGTGGTGAGCCTGGAAGCCGGCGGGGCCGGCGGCTCCCGCTACGGCGGGGTGTGGGCGTGCAGCGGGGAGACGCTCGTCAGCGCCCTCGCGGTGCCGCGGGGCAGGTGGCGGGATCCTCAGAACCCCGACGAACGAAGATAA
- a CDS encoding DUF2516 family protein, with product METIAVYVVLAVQWIGTAMHVIAIVLGLWAFIDAFLRPAEHFVAAGKRTKGFWLAVTGGAAAVIVLMGAASMFGLLAVVASCVYLADVRPALKMFKPVTVRSRIRKPGRGGPGTGWH from the coding sequence ATGGAGACCATCGCCGTGTACGTCGTTCTGGCTGTCCAGTGGATCGGGACCGCCATGCACGTCATCGCCATCGTCCTGGGGCTGTGGGCGTTCATCGACGCCTTCCTGCGTCCCGCGGAGCACTTCGTCGCCGCGGGCAAGCGCACGAAGGGCTTCTGGCTGGCCGTCACCGGTGGGGCCGCCGCGGTCATCGTCCTCATGGGGGCGGCCTCAATGTTCGGGCTGCTGGCTGTCGTGGCCAGCTGCGTCTACCTGGCCGACGTGCGCCCCGCACTCAAGATGTTCAAGCCGGTCACGGTGCGCTCGAGGATCCGCAAGCCCGGGCGCGGCGGTCCGGGCACGGGCTGGCACTGA
- a CDS encoding winged helix-turn-helix domain-containing protein → MHIIMFTHETDVATALPSACFLDSHVECLTPTPSSYAAIDRADVVMVDARGDLMRARALCQLLSGPMDCGPILVVLEEGGAAVVQPDWGAADFVMSGASPAELAARLRLLRTRTTVLEPVNDDRIEVGELVIDTTAYTARIRGTLIDLTYKEFELLKYLALNPGRVLTRDALLDEVWGENYIGGSRTVDVHIRRLRAKLGTEHDYLIGTVRNVGYRLEAPTEP, encoded by the coding sequence GTGCACATCATCATGTTCACCCACGAGACCGACGTGGCCACCGCGCTTCCGTCGGCCTGCTTCCTCGACTCTCACGTCGAGTGCCTCACACCCACGCCCTCGTCCTACGCCGCGATCGACCGCGCGGACGTCGTCATGGTCGACGCCCGCGGCGACCTCATGCGCGCCCGCGCCCTGTGCCAGCTCCTGTCGGGTCCCATGGACTGCGGTCCGATCCTCGTCGTGCTCGAGGAGGGTGGGGCGGCGGTGGTCCAGCCCGACTGGGGGGCCGCGGACTTCGTCATGTCCGGGGCCAGCCCGGCCGAGCTCGCCGCCCGCCTGCGCCTCCTGCGCACCCGCACGACGGTGCTCGAGCCGGTCAACGACGACCGGATCGAGGTCGGAGAGCTCGTCATCGACACGACCGCCTACACCGCCCGCATCCGGGGCACGCTCATCGACCTCACCTACAAGGAGTTCGAGCTGCTCAAGTACCTGGCCCTCAACCCCGGGCGGGTCCTGACCCGTGACGCCCTGCTCGACGAGGTCTGGGGGGAGAACTACATCGGCGGCTCGCGCACGGTCGACGTCCACATCCGACGTCTGCGCGCCAAGCTCGGCACCGAGCACGACTACCTCATCGGCACCGTGCGCAACGTCGGCTACCGCCTCGAGGCCCCGACCGAGCCCTGA
- a CDS encoding ABC transporter ATP-binding protein, whose translation MSTDHAIEIRALTKSYGDKEVLRGLDLTVATGTVLALLGPNGAGKTTTVEILQGLRRRASGTLRVLGEDPERATRDWRARIGVVSQSATDLGDLSVREAVTHVARFHSSPADVAQTIERVGLADDARTRAARLSGGRRRRLDVALAIVGRPELLFLDEPTTGFDPEARRSFWGLVEDLRDDGTTVLLTTHYLDEAAHLADDVAIVLGGHVVERGTPAELASSVGQLRTVTWMEDGVQHSERTATPTAVVRRLTERLAGPDGEVPGIEIHAPSLEDHYLELVARHAA comes from the coding sequence ATGAGCACCGACCACGCGATCGAGATCCGAGCCCTGACCAAGTCCTACGGCGACAAGGAGGTGCTGCGCGGCCTCGACCTCACTGTCGCCACCGGCACCGTCCTGGCGCTCCTGGGCCCCAACGGGGCGGGCAAGACGACGACCGTGGAGATCCTTCAGGGCCTGCGCCGCCGCGCCTCGGGCACCCTCCGTGTCCTGGGCGAGGACCCTGAGCGGGCCACGCGGGACTGGAGGGCGCGGATCGGGGTGGTCTCCCAGTCCGCCACCGACCTGGGCGACCTAAGCGTTCGCGAGGCCGTGACGCATGTCGCCCGCTTCCACTCCAGCCCGGCCGACGTCGCGCAGACCATCGAGCGGGTCGGCCTGGCCGACGACGCCCGCACCCGTGCCGCGAGGCTCTCCGGAGGGCGGCGCCGCCGCCTCGACGTCGCCCTGGCCATCGTCGGCCGCCCCGAGCTGCTCTTCCTCGACGAGCCGACCACCGGTTTCGACCCCGAGGCGCGCCGCTCCTTCTGGGGCCTGGTCGAGGACCTGCGCGACGACGGCACGACGGTGCTCCTGACCACCCACTACCTCGACGAGGCCGCCCACCTGGCCGACGACGTCGCGATCGTCCTGGGCGGGCACGTCGTCGAGCGCGGTACCCCCGCCGAGCTGGCCTCGAGCGTCGGGCAGCTGCGGACCGTCACCTGGATGGAGGACGGCGTCCAGCACTCCGAGCGCACGGCCACACCCACCGCCGTCGTGCGCCGCCTGACCGAGCGCCTGGCAGGACCCGACGGCGAGGTCCCCGGCATCGAGATCCACGCCCCCTCCCTGGAGGACCACTACCTCGAGCTCGTCGCCAGGCACGCGGCCTGA
- a CDS encoding FtsX-like permease family protein — MAAGDGMVRRPLRASQLLALRDLRRDRVFSIVIVLVSMLITALLATTVGGMLTNNDSQRALYDRAQSSDAYIRFTGSQELDDEVADLAATPGVDGVDTSVSIAVTASAHDEEATLNLTSVDDLEPGTSLDSDALVSDRDVILPNSAASALGLSTGDEFTVDSGVEELTLRLVGTFDDPVFGSPMMGYKRAVLNSDAFDALLADTQASSGQLALVTLVTFTVEDGADQPSAEDVLGDLDWVGDAEFAYDSSFIMRTYAIIPGIVSAVLLVTAVALGLILVFVLRHVSSVLLRREWRNSGVLKVLGMSTGQIRMRLGTRLVALSTLGALLVAMISVWTIPALGRVYLATNGLSSMPVLVPWPLLGSVAVVVGLVCVTAVFSTRVLTRLNPRAALDSQMRVEGRRWPGPSLGSLVAAPTRIALTLKDVLRAPGRYLSLGVTALVFSFLMGALVPLGSAFATRDRVIELLGLDAYDVTATVVTQTDRPGEVFDAALSSAVADVGLDNPTYVAAHRAANVRIGGRTVVATVSDDFPASLRIAEGRLPANDREILLASGLASSIDAAFGDEVEIDTGRNGATSYEVVGLYDTVNQAGLTMWLGEDAFQRLVPSEPSPYYYVAFESPPDETQVAELVDSLNEQPGISATAGRAQVSSVVSMVQLALRGVVALVTTIGVLLASVVTLLLAMSAIAADRRTYAIMAALGYGRGQLRTTTASGFALTATVAALLGGLLARVAAEPLLVVLLSGVGLSAIDLPAKAVGTVLVAVGCGALSGASAWLAARTLPRVTPGELSSE; from the coding sequence ATGGCTGCAGGAGATGGGATGGTGAGGCGGCCGCTGCGGGCCTCGCAGCTCCTCGCTCTCCGGGACCTGCGACGGGACCGGGTGTTCAGCATCGTCATCGTCCTCGTCTCGATGCTCATCACTGCGCTGCTGGCCACAACGGTTGGGGGGATGCTCACCAACAACGACAGTCAGAGGGCTCTGTATGACCGGGCTCAGTCTTCCGACGCATACATCCGCTTCACCGGTTCTCAGGAACTGGACGACGAGGTGGCGGACCTGGCTGCGACACCCGGGGTCGATGGGGTGGACACGAGCGTGAGCATCGCGGTGACGGCCTCGGCGCATGACGAGGAGGCGACCCTCAACCTGACCTCTGTCGACGATCTTGAACCGGGAACGTCTCTCGACAGTGATGCGCTCGTCTCTGATCGCGATGTCATCCTGCCCAACAGCGCGGCCTCAGCCCTCGGCTTGTCGACCGGCGATGAGTTTACTGTCGACTCCGGTGTCGAGGAGCTCACGCTGAGGCTGGTCGGGACCTTTGATGACCCGGTGTTCGGCTCTCCCATGATGGGTTACAAGCGGGCCGTCCTCAACTCGGATGCCTTCGACGCTCTGCTCGCCGACACGCAGGCCTCGTCCGGCCAGCTCGCCCTCGTGACCCTGGTGACCTTCACCGTTGAGGACGGAGCCGACCAGCCCAGTGCCGAGGACGTGCTGGGTGATCTCGACTGGGTGGGGGATGCGGAGTTCGCCTACGACAGCTCCTTCATCATGCGCACCTACGCGATCATTCCCGGCATCGTCAGTGCGGTGCTCCTGGTCACCGCGGTGGCTCTTGGCCTGATCCTTGTCTTCGTCCTACGGCACGTCAGCTCGGTCCTTCTGCGCCGGGAGTGGCGGAACTCCGGAGTTCTCAAGGTCCTGGGCATGAGCACCGGCCAGATCCGGATGCGGCTGGGGACGCGCCTGGTTGCGCTGAGCACGCTCGGTGCTCTCCTGGTCGCCATGATCTCCGTGTGGACGATCCCGGCGCTGGGCCGTGTCTACCTGGCAACGAACGGCCTCAGCTCCATGCCGGTGCTCGTGCCCTGGCCGCTGCTCGGTTCGGTCGCGGTCGTTGTCGGACTGGTCTGTGTGACGGCGGTGTTCTCGACACGGGTGCTGACCAGGCTCAACCCTCGCGCGGCACTCGACAGTCAGATGCGGGTCGAGGGGCGCCGGTGGCCAGGGCCGTCCCTCGGTTCGCTCGTCGCTGCTCCGACCAGGATCGCGCTCACGCTCAAGGACGTGCTCCGGGCGCCGGGACGCTACCTGAGCCTAGGCGTGACAGCGCTGGTCTTCTCCTTCCTCATGGGCGCGCTCGTGCCCTTGGGATCGGCCTTCGCGACGCGGGATCGGGTCATCGAGCTGCTGGGGCTCGACGCCTATGACGTCACGGCGACCGTCGTCACTCAGACCGACCGTCCAGGTGAGGTCTTCGACGCGGCTCTGAGCAGTGCCGTGGCCGACGTGGGGCTGGACAACCCGACCTACGTCGCTGCGCACCGCGCGGCGAACGTGAGGATCGGCGGTCGGACAGTCGTGGCGACAGTCTCCGACGACTTCCCCGCCTCGTTGCGGATCGCTGAGGGGAGGCTCCCGGCCAACGACCGGGAGATCCTGCTCGCCTCCGGGCTGGCCTCTTCCATCGACGCGGCCTTCGGCGATGAGGTCGAGATCGACACGGGGCGCAACGGCGCCACGTCCTACGAGGTCGTCGGCCTGTACGACACGGTCAACCAGGCGGGGTTGACGATGTGGCTGGGCGAGGACGCCTTCCAGCGTCTCGTCCCCAGCGAGCCCAGCCCCTACTACTACGTCGCCTTCGAGTCCCCTCCGGACGAGACGCAGGTCGCGGAGCTGGTCGACTCCCTCAATGAGCAACCCGGCATCTCTGCCACGGCTGGGCGCGCCCAGGTCTCCTCCGTGGTGTCGATGGTCCAGCTGGCTCTGCGGGGAGTGGTCGCCCTGGTGACCACGATCGGTGTCCTCCTGGCATCGGTGGTCACGCTGCTTCTCGCGATGTCGGCGATCGCCGCCGACCGGCGTACCTACGCGATCATGGCCGCCCTCGGTTACGGACGTGGGCAGCTGCGCACAACCACGGCTTCGGGGTTTGCGCTGACCGCCACCGTGGCCGCACTGCTCGGTGGGCTGCTCGCACGGGTCGCAGCCGAGCCCCTGCTCGTGGTCCTGCTCAGCGGAGTCGGGCTCAGCGCCATCGACCTGCCGGCTAAGGCCGTGGGAACGGTCCTCGTCGCCGTGGGCTGCGGTGCACTGAGCGGGGCCTCCGCCTGGCTGGCTGCGCGGACGCTGCCCCGTGTCACGCCGGGGGAGCTGTCCTCCGAGTGA
- a CDS encoding ABC transporter ATP-binding protein, whose amino-acid sequence MGAVIEASSVVKRYGSREATVLDGVDLVVERGEFVTIMGSSGAGKSTFLYCLSGVDQPTSGRVVLDGTRIDGLGERSLTAVRRRVGFVFQQINLLPHLSLRENVALPGLNSRRVSDRRRALRRADELLAKVGLADAMGRPPSQASGGEQQRAAIARALLTDPVVLFADEPTGALHSSAGRTVLDLLEQANAEGQTTVMVTHDPRAAARGDRVIYLRDGRIVAQLDAGARDVPLADREAKVARWLQEMGW is encoded by the coding sequence GTGGGGGCAGTGATTGAGGCGAGTAGCGTCGTCAAGCGGTACGGAAGCCGGGAGGCAACGGTCCTCGACGGCGTGGATCTGGTCGTGGAACGTGGCGAGTTCGTGACGATCATGGGGAGCTCGGGAGCGGGAAAGTCGACCTTCCTGTACTGCCTGAGCGGGGTGGACCAGCCGACCTCGGGTCGTGTCGTGCTCGATGGAACGAGGATCGACGGGCTCGGCGAACGCTCCCTGACGGCCGTCAGGCGTCGAGTCGGGTTCGTCTTCCAGCAGATCAATCTTCTCCCGCACCTGTCCCTGCGCGAGAACGTCGCTCTTCCGGGACTGAACTCCCGGCGGGTCTCGGATCGTCGACGGGCTCTGCGCCGCGCGGACGAGCTGCTGGCGAAGGTGGGGCTGGCCGATGCGATGGGCAGACCGCCCAGTCAGGCATCGGGAGGTGAGCAACAGCGTGCGGCGATCGCGCGGGCACTGCTGACCGACCCAGTCGTCCTCTTCGCGGACGAGCCGACCGGGGCTCTGCACTCCTCTGCCGGTCGCACCGTTCTCGACCTGCTCGAGCAGGCCAATGCTGAGGGGCAGACGACGGTCATGGTCACTCATGACCCCCGCGCGGCGGCTCGCGGCGACCGAGTCATCTACCTGCGAGATGGCCGGATCGTGGCTCAGCTCGACGCCGGTGCGCGTGACGTGCCGTTGGCCGACCGCGAGGCCAAGGTGGCGCGATGGCTGCAGGAGATGGGATGGTGA
- the ygfZ gene encoding CAF17-like 4Fe-4S cluster assembly/insertion protein YgfZ: MKRSPLHARPGAVDNPPDDPDALVPAHFGDPLREQVLLESGRAVSALARDVVEVTGPDRLSWMTTLSSQVLTSLAPDDGGAETLLLDSRGRITHALAALDDGERLLLVTEAGRGPGLAEFLDSMRFMLRVEVRSREDVAVLGAMGPGVAGVEEAARQVQVGASHALLGTWRDPWPGVVEGGTSYDVGLTRPHPGSSYDAGWVLVPAAVVTEVVEAFGTGTQVSARAEAAGSLAWEALRVEAGRPRWAREVDERAIPHELDWLRTAVHLTKGCYPGQETVARTLNLGRPPRRLTVLQLDGLTGRTPVPGAAVRMGEAVVGAVTSAVRHHDYGPLALALLRRAVPPEEALTVEVVDVDDGPQAGGPGGAAGLGGFAGPGGVASLGGPGGAAGLGAVLAGSTGEPSADRVDAVQELLVSPEGRAQASPAQRPGAGLRPGLLR; encoded by the coding sequence ATGAAGCGCTCACCGCTGCACGCTCGGCCGGGCGCCGTCGACAACCCGCCCGACGACCCCGACGCCCTCGTCCCGGCCCACTTCGGCGACCCCCTGCGCGAGCAGGTCCTCCTGGAGTCCGGTCGCGCGGTGAGTGCCCTGGCCCGCGACGTCGTCGAGGTGACGGGACCCGACCGGCTCAGCTGGATGACGACCCTGTCCAGCCAGGTGCTCACCTCCCTGGCCCCTGACGACGGCGGCGCCGAGACCCTCCTGCTTGACTCCCGAGGGCGCATCACCCACGCCCTGGCAGCCCTCGACGACGGCGAGCGCCTCTTGCTCGTCACCGAGGCCGGCCGGGGCCCGGGTCTGGCGGAGTTTCTCGACTCGATGCGCTTCATGTTGCGCGTCGAGGTCCGCTCCCGGGAGGACGTGGCGGTCCTGGGGGCGATGGGACCGGGCGTCGCGGGAGTGGAGGAGGCGGCCCGCCAGGTGCAGGTGGGGGCCTCGCACGCGCTGCTGGGCACCTGGCGCGACCCGTGGCCGGGTGTGGTCGAGGGTGGGACGAGCTACGACGTCGGCCTGACCCGCCCCCACCCGGGCTCCTCCTACGACGCCGGCTGGGTGCTCGTGCCTGCAGCGGTGGTGACCGAGGTCGTCGAGGCCTTTGGCACCGGTACGCAGGTCTCCGCGCGAGCTGAGGCGGCCGGCTCGCTGGCCTGGGAGGCCCTGCGGGTCGAGGCCGGCCGGCCGCGTTGGGCCCGCGAGGTCGACGAGAGGGCCATCCCCCACGAGCTCGACTGGCTGCGCACAGCCGTCCACCTCACCAAGGGCTGCTACCCGGGTCAGGAGACGGTCGCGCGGACCCTCAACCTGGGACGCCCCCCGCGTCGGCTCACGGTGCTCCAGCTCGACGGTCTGACTGGGCGCACCCCCGTGCCGGGGGCGGCGGTGCGGATGGGCGAGGCGGTGGTGGGCGCTGTCACCTCGGCGGTGCGCCACCACGACTACGGGCCCCTCGCCCTGGCCCTGCTGCGACGAGCTGTGCCGCCCGAGGAGGCGCTGACCGTTGAGGTGGTCGATGTCGACGACGGGCCCCAGGCCGGTGGTCCCGGTGGCGCCGCTGGCCTTGGCGGCTTCGCCGGCCCCGGTGGCGTGGCGAGCCTCGGCGGCCCTGGTGGCGCTGCGGGCCTCGGCGCGGTCCTGGCCGGCTCGACCGGGGAACCGTCTGCTGACCGGGTCGACGCCGTCCAGGAGCTCCTCGTCTCCCCCGAGGGCCGCGCCCAGGCAAGCCCTGCCCAGCGCCCGGGAGCCGGGCTGCGCCCCGGTCTGCTGCGCTGA
- a CDS encoding ABC transporter permease has product MTATATATVEPAPATGRAPASRERRRPGPPPVAVATLTWTSLLSFVREPAGFAMQFLYPLFMLVIFNAVFPGDLIGEISYAEYLLPAMITTGVMTTCLQNLAITVAGERENGYLKRLAVLPAPQWAHVVAKCLSNTILALLNAALLLLIARLFLDVDLPRQARSWGLLAVVLVLMVATCTALGLALGRVMPGSRAAAGVVTPIVVMLQFVSGIFFPLSQLPAWMVNAFSVLPVRWSAELMREALLPAEFAVAEPTGAWETGKGLAVVSAWLIGAVVAAVVLTRRDTVDR; this is encoded by the coding sequence ATGACCGCCACCGCCACCGCGACCGTCGAGCCCGCCCCCGCCACCGGGCGTGCCCCCGCCTCCCGCGAGCGCCGGCGCCCCGGCCCGCCGCCCGTCGCCGTGGCGACCCTGACCTGGACGAGCCTGCTGTCCTTCGTGCGTGAGCCCGCCGGATTCGCCATGCAGTTCCTCTACCCGCTGTTCATGCTCGTCATCTTCAACGCGGTCTTCCCCGGCGACCTCATCGGCGAGATCTCCTACGCCGAGTACCTCCTGCCCGCCATGATCACGACCGGGGTCATGACGACCTGCCTGCAGAACCTGGCGATCACGGTGGCCGGAGAGCGGGAGAACGGCTACCTCAAGCGCCTGGCGGTCCTGCCCGCACCGCAGTGGGCGCATGTCGTGGCCAAGTGCCTGTCGAACACGATCCTCGCGCTGCTCAACGCGGCCCTGCTCCTGCTCATCGCCAGGCTGTTCCTCGACGTCGACCTGCCCAGGCAGGCGCGCTCCTGGGGGCTGCTGGCCGTGGTCCTCGTGCTCATGGTGGCCACCTGCACGGCCCTGGGGCTGGCCCTGGGTCGGGTCATGCCCGGGTCCCGGGCGGCTGCCGGCGTGGTCACCCCCATCGTCGTCATGCTCCAGTTCGTCTCCGGCATCTTCTTCCCCCTGAGCCAGCTTCCCGCCTGGATGGTCAACGCCTTCTCCGTGCTCCCGGTGCGCTGGTCGGCCGAGCTCATGCGTGAGGCCCTCCTGCCGGCGGAGTTCGCGGTGGCTGAGCCCACCGGCGCCTGGGAGACCGGCAAGGGCCTGGCCGTCGTGTCCGCCTGGCTCATCGGCGCGGTCGTGGCCGCCGTGGTCCTGACCCGGCGCGATACCGTGGACCGGTGA